The sequence ATAAGCAACatgatacaaaaataataatgtaatAATACAATAACTCATAGTAATCATAAAAAGAATGAGAAAGATTAGCATTTTATTATCATAATATTAGTTTAGCAGTGTTTATTGTGCTAAACGTGCATCCATGGGGTCCATATTTGTGCAGAGTGACTAGAATAAGGGGTTATAATAGAAACTCCCTTATTTGTGAAGTGTTCAAATCGAATGTCATCTTATCGTATCATAAATCGCCACCTATACTTATGGGCCAAGGCATCTCTGGCTGTTGGGACTAAGCCACTACTATCCTTCCTTTTTCCAGTGCTCATACCACTAACAATTGCCCAACTACTAAAGTTAGATTCAAGGACCAAAAAAGTAGAGCAAGTAGGTTTGCCTTTTTCTGTTTGTGCTCAACAAATATCACCAATTGACAGAACCACTGAGATTCGCCTTTGGAAAGCCGAAAGTAATATGCAGATTTCAGAAAAGACAAGAAACCCTATGGCAGCAACCACAGATGGAAAAAGTATAGGAATTTGAAAGCAGAAAAGTTTCAAACTGGGCACTGTTGATTGCACAAGATTTTGGGAGGGGCTGGGGTAAGGAACTGTATTTTCAATTGGTTCCAagacatgaaaagaaaaatgacataTATTTCTCTTGACTAGTAAAAGGTACACAGCAGAATCAAACATGAGAACATAAAGTTGGCCAACTTGGTATGAACATTATCTATTTATGAATAAATTCATGAGTTTACGAGCTGACCATACATATGATATAAGGTATACAACCGACCAACAATATCTAAATTAATGATATCATAGGTGAAAGGCCATCTCAAGTCCAGCATCTTTCTGCTTGAGATTCACATGGATACTACAATGAAGACGAGATAAATTAAAAGGAAACAGTATGAGCAGAACTTGCATCCTGCATGGCTTATCTTTTTTCTCCGTCGGGTATTTCCCCTCTTATCCAGTTCCTTTAACCTACTTATGATGAAtacaataaaaatttaaaaaatggcAAAAATTAATATCGTTAAAGGTTAACGAAGGAGCAATCCTGGGACTGAACTTAGAACTAAGCCACCATCTGCTCCTGCTCCAAGTAGAGCTGCTCCACCCAAGCAGGGAGCATCTCTGGACCTCCATTGTTAGGGTGGCACTGCGGCAGCTGCTGATCCTCAAAACCAAATTGCCCGAGTTGGGAAGGTGGTGGTGCATCCTTGACAAGAGATTGAACCCAAGATACATCAGGCTCATCAGCAGTTCCTGGCATCATGGTTGGAGCATTTGAGCTTCGGAATCCAAAAGAAGCAGATTTCCTCAGCTTGTTCAGCTCTTCCCCCTGCATACCCCAGTCTAATTTGCCACCAGGAGAGCCCCAATCTGAAATGTTTGAGGGCATTAAAGTTCCAGAATCGGCAGGTGAAGAAAACCCCGGATTACGGTTGCCAGCACTACGCTCAATGAAGCTCTGACTCCGCTTTGCAAATGCAGCTGACCTTGAACTAAAAACAGCAGCTGCACTAGATGCATCAGCTCCAAACAATGGAGAAGCCCTCACAGGAGAGGATGAGAGGCTGGCTGAGTAGCTGGGACGGGGCTGCAGGTTCATGTTTTGGCGCATCTGGATCCCAGTTGGAGAATGTAACTGGGATGCTGGCCCATTATATTGAGGCAAAATTGCAGGATCTAGAGATCCAAAAATATCATCAAGGTTAGTAGGGTTCACTCCTCCTATCCTATTCAACTCCCCCGTTCGATTCCCGGAGGCAGCAAAGGCTGAAGGAGAAGATAAGCCAGTGTTCCAGCTGGATGGGGAACCAGATATCTCATCTATCAAGCGCTGCTGCCTGCGGCGATGACTTTCTAGACTAAGTACTTCAATGTCTAAATCCATATCTCTAGCACTTAGGGTAGATTTCAACCTGCTACCGGGAAGCTGCAACATGGGAGGTGCGATGTTTGGCTGGTTTTGCCACATGTTTCCACTCCTAGGAGAAGAGGCTCCCGACGGAGTCATCGGTGGAGTTGAAGCAGGAGGAATTAACATAGATGGAGAATTGAGGGAAAGTGGGCTAATTGAACCCATGTCCAGAGAAGAAGCATTGGCTGAGAATGATCTCGGAGACGGCACAGCAGAACCTGTCGAAGCATACAAGGGACGGAGTTCTTCTGGCTTGTGAGCAAAGAAACAGACCCTTCTAGTGCATCCAGTCTCATCCTTGCAAATACGGGTGCGGTACTGGGCAGGGTGAAGCCAACATTCAAAAATACCATGTGCATACTCACAAGCATCTCCCTGCCTGCAGGCCCCCTTTCTGAACTCCGGGCAAGGAACACAGCTATAATGATATTTCCTTGGATCACGCCGCCTTGCGTTTTCCCCTGGGTGGACAAACGGGCACTCTGTCCAGTCATGTGAATAAGCCCTTGAGCAAGGCTTGACCTTGAAAGTATACATTCTAAACTCATCTGTGCTATAAATTCCGTTCTTGATGTCTGGAAGTGAAAGATCAATCGGATACTCTTTCTTCTCTGTTCCATCCTTCGAAGCACGAGGAGTTGTAATCTCTTGCTGTTCTTGCCCTTCTGTTTCATAAACCATTTGCTCCGAAAAGTCAAAAGGTTCATCTATACTGGGAACACCCTTGAGCATTACCTCCAAAGCTTTCTTCCTTGAATTGAAGGTCGAACTATAAGCAGGTGCAATCAAGTCACCTGCTTGGTTTCCATTAGCATCAAGAGAACTTGCATCAGCAGAAGTAGCAAGCAAGAGCTTGACAACCTCAGCTGAAGAAGGTGAGCCACCAGCAGCAGCACAGTGAAGAGCCGTGGCTCTATCTGAACCACAGGCTCTATTAACATCAACAAGACATGTTTGGAGAATATAATTCAGCACGTTCTTGCTACCAAACATAGCGGCAATCATGAGCGGTGTCCTCTCTTCAAACCCCATCTTCTTTGAGCCAATTAGCCTTCCATACCAATAACTTGCCTCATCAACATCATGACCCTCTTCTTCTACAGCCCTTTTAAACCCATCTAGATCATCGGAGGCCGATAATTCaagcaaaattgaaaaactatACCGCATCCCTTCTTGTTTCTCACGCTCCATGATCAAGTCAGTGGAAGAAGGTTTCCTCTTGGAACCACTGCACATGGAAATCTCTCCCTtcctatataaaaaaa comes from Prunus dulcis chromosome 6, ALMONDv2, whole genome shotgun sequence and encodes:
- the LOC117631025 gene encoding zinc finger CCCH domain-containing protein 66, encoding MCSGSKRKPSSTDLIMEREKQEGMRYSFSILLELSASDDLDGFKRAVEEEGHDVDEASYWYGRLIGSKKMGFEERTPLMIAAMFGSKNVLNYILQTCLVDVNRACGSDRATALHCAAAGGSPSSAEVVKLLLATSADASSLDANGNQAGDLIAPAYSSTFNSRKKALEVMLKGVPSIDEPFDFSEQMVYETEGQEQQEITTPRASKDGTEKKEYPIDLSLPDIKNGIYSTDEFRMYTFKVKPCSRAYSHDWTECPFVHPGENARRRDPRKYHYSCVPCPEFRKGACRQGDACEYAHGIFECWLHPAQYRTRICKDETGCTRRVCFFAHKPEELRPLYASTGSAVPSPRSFSANASSLDMGSISPLSLNSPSMLIPPASTPPMTPSGASSPRSGNMWQNQPNIAPPMLQLPGSRLKSTLSARDMDLDIEVLSLESHRRRQQRLIDEISGSPSSWNTGLSSPSAFAASGNRTGELNRIGGVNPTNLDDIFGSLDPAILPQYNGPASQLHSPTGIQMRQNMNLQPRPSYSASLSSSPVRASPLFGADASSAAAVFSSRSAAFAKRSQSFIERSAGNRNPGFSSPADSGTLMPSNISDWGSPGGKLDWGMQGEELNKLRKSASFGFRSSNAPTMMPGTADEPDVSWVQSLVKDAPPPSQLGQFGFEDQQLPQCHPNNGGPEMLPAWVEQLYLEQEQMVA